One stretch of Anabrus simplex isolate iqAnaSimp1 chromosome 3, ASM4041472v1, whole genome shotgun sequence DNA includes these proteins:
- the LOC137498922 gene encoding craniofacial development protein 2-like, translating to MGLTTLYRKNQLVMKLIDKNSRTDDNGKRPMRGNGRCKRKYDMYIATWNVRTLNKPGALNSLKQEMEKYNIGIAAIQEVRWKGNGVFRSSRYTVLHSGGARGTIGGKGFLVEDRYKSAVLNFKPVNERICTLRMKAPFFNITFVCVFAPTEEAEEKDMFYGQLEQEIECIPRQDVKIILGDFNAKVGKEEAYRETVGKESLHHDESNDNGQRLIDFAMGNSMVVKSTWFQRKNIWKATWCSPDGVTFNQIDHVVIDRRHVSDILQVDSCRGANCDSDHYLVRVNTGNVLQLTDLVRKGKLQGDIWSQN from the coding sequence atggggctaacaaccctatatcggaaaaatCAACTCGTTATGAAACTCatagacaagaatagccggactgatgataatggtaaacgacccatgcgaggaaatggaagatgcaaacggaaatatgatatgtacatagcaacctggaatgtacgaaccctgaataaaccaggagccctaaacagtctgaaacaagaaatggagaaatataatattggaatagcagcaattcaggaagtcagatggaaaggaaatggtgtttttagaagtagtaGATATACAGTGCTGCACAGTGGTGGAGCCAGGGGTACAATAGGTGGCAAAGGCTTCCTAGTGGAagacagatataagtcagcagttttgaattttaaacctgtaaatgaaagaatatgcacgcTAAGGATGAAGGCCCCTTTTTTCAATATCACCTTTGTGTGTGTCTTtgcacctacagaagaggctgaggagaaagatatgttctatggacaattggaacaagaaatagaatgcatcccaagacaagatgtaaaaatcatacttggagatttcaacgctaaagtgggtaaagaagaagcctatagggagacagttgggaaggaaagtttgcatcatgatgagtcaaatgataatggacagaggctaattgattttgccatgggaaactcgatggtggtgaagagtacatggtttcagagaaagaatatatggaaagccacttggtgttcaccagatggcgtcacctttaatcaaatagatcatgtagtAATCGATAGGAGACATGTATCTGatatactacaagttgacagttgtaggggagctaATTGTGATTCAgaccattacttggtacgggtaaatacaggcaacgtattgcaacttacagatctggtaagaaagggaaagctccaaggagatatatggtctcaaaattga